The genomic stretch gaaacagaggaagacttCTTATCTGAATGCACTGAAGAAGCTCCAGGAAATTGAGAACTCTATCAATGAGTACCGGGTCCGCTCTGGCAAGAAGCCTACGCAGAGGGCGTCGCTTATCATAGAGGGTACCAATATACTCTTCTTATCTCTTTATTTCTATTAGCTGTAGATGCCACCATACACAGCAGTATTCTTCTCAAGCACTGTTAAGCGACTTATGAAAGAGttgtaaacagtgttttaagATTTCAGTCCAACGTTCCCATCTGAAACCCCTTGTCATTGTCTTTCTCTTGTCCTGTAGAGGCTAATATTGGTTCTGAAGACAGTTCATTATCTGACGCACTGGTCTTGGATGACGGTGAGTCTCTATTGTTCGCATTACTCCTGAAGATCCTAGTGATAACTTGCTGATACTTGTGGCTTTAAGGCTCATGATAATGATTCACCTTAAATGCTCTAACTTAATCCAATGATTGCTCTGTTTCAGATGATTCTCAAGTTACAGGTACCCCTACCTTCTCTCCAGTAGCATCGCCTCACAAGGGCCTCCCTCCTCGACCACCATCTCACAGTCGACCCCCTCCACCGCAGTCTCTGGATGGCCTGCGGCACCTGCACTACACACGCTCTGACTACGATAAATCTCCCATCAAACCCAAGATGTGGAGTGAATCGTCACTGGATGAGCCCTATGAAAAAGTCAAGAAACGCTCCTCTCACTCAAGGTATGAGGGAGTTAATCCTAATTAGGCCTTTAGAGTAGAGCAACTTTAGAATAATGTATGTATCAGCCCCAGAATGACTTTGAGCTTTGCACAATGACAAGTAGATTTAAGGTATTGTTTAGTCACCTCAAAAGTAATCAATATCAGgatacacacagtatgtgtaTTAACATGTATTATAAATTATGCTTATTTTCCTTGCCTTTTTGTCAAGTCACAGGCGTTTCCCAAGCTCTGGCAGTGCAGAAGCAGGTGGTAGTAACTCTCTGCAGAGCAGCCCCATCAGGAGCCTCCCCCACTGGAATTCTCAGTCTAGCATGCCATCGACCCCGGACCTAAGGACTAGGACCCCACATTATGTACATTCCACTAGGTCAGTCGTTATACCTTTAATTGTTTAAGACCTGTATCTCTCTGGTAAGATTATGTGACTagtgttttccctcctttttttctagtcaacaaaaaaaatcacctggTCCTAAATTATTAAATTCACCATTTTATTTGGTAGATCTGGTCAAGCTCagtcactgtcatttttttggTGATTCTGCATCTTACAGGTCAGTGGACATCAGTCCCACACGTCTGCACAGTCTCGCTCAGCACTTTAGGAACCGCAGCTCAAGCCTGGAGTCCCAGGGCAAACTGTTGGCGTCCGACCCTGATGCACATCCGCACACCCTGGGCACCCTGGGCAGCCCTGACTTCTTCCTGGGCCCAGGACGCAGCTCCAATGGCTCTGACCCATTGGACGACTGCTCATCCTGCACCAGCCAAAGCAGCTCAGAGCATTACTACCCCTCTGGTGGACCTCCTGGCAGCAACCCCAACTACTCTACTCTGGGAGAGGACTCACCCTCCAAAGccaggcagaggcagaggcaaaGGCACAGGTTAGGGTGTACACAACTCCTTTTTTGGcaatatgtactgtacatatataaaAACAGTAACAGTTCTGTAGTGAGATTGATGTATGTGTTGTCCTTTGTTCTGTCTCCAGGTCAGCAGGTCACCTGGGTTCCTCCAACTCTGGCTCTATGCCAAACCTGGCAGCTAAGAATGGCTCGGGTGGAGGCCCAGGTGGAGGTGGGATGGGAGGGGGACACCATGGAGTCTACCTCCACAGCCAGAGCCAGCCCTCGTCCCAGTACCGCATCAAGGAGTACCCTCTTTATGTGGAGGGAAGCCCTAACCCTGTGGTGGTGCGCAGCCTGGAAAGCGACCAGGAGGGCCACTACAGCGTGAAGGCCCAGTTCAAGACCTCCAGCTCCTACACGGCCGGGGGACTGTACAAGGAAGCCtgggggggagaggagggaggagaggggagcgGCCGACTCACGCCGTCACGTTCTCAGATCGTACGGACTCCCTCACTGGGGCGAGAGGGTggtggaggcggaggaggggggagggctGCAGTGTCTGAAGAGCTGCGGTGCTGGTACCAGAGGTCCTCAGGGAGCCTGAAAGAGAGGAGCCACTCACATTCAGGATCTACTTCCTCCGAGACAGGGTCACAGCAAGGCACCCTGGGACATGGTCGAGGGAGTCGAGTAGGGACACTCGCCAAGGGCTCGCCAGGTgggtcttctttttttttgttcacattcAGCTCATCTGATACAACGAAAGAGTAtcatgaggtttttttttagatgaacGCTTAGACTGTCCCAGCTTATCTAGGTAAACAGACTGTTTGCACAGTCTCGATCACAGAAAAATTTGCCCCGTGTGAGGCTCGAACTCACGACCTTCAGATTATGAGACTGACGCGCTGCCTACTGCGCCAACGAGGCATGGCTTGATCTGTCACTTGTTTGTATTTAGAACATAGACTTATCTATTCTGCAAAATGTTGACGCTTATTGATTGATAAATTACAACTTTGTGAGGGCAAATaggggaagaagaaagaaaaagaaaaaaaaaaaaaaacagtgcccCGTGTGAGGCTCGAACTCACGACCTTCAGATTATGAGACTGACGCGCTGCCTACTGCGCCAACGAGGCCTGTTTTTCCCACCATTGTATTAGACATGACCGCTGAGGCAAATGGTCACTGAGgtcacacacacccccaccctGTGTGTGCAGCATAGTTCAAATTCCTTTGCTGCTCACCTCAgtgtagcctgtgtgtgtgtgtgtgtgtgtgtgtgtgtgtgtgtgtgtgtgtgtgtgtgtgtatctccaGGCATCtctgtgttgtatttgtttgtggtgtctcatgctgcatgtgttgtatccattcattcattcattcattcattcatttagcatTTCGCACGACTAACTGTCAGTTTTCCCCATAGCTGCATCCCCTCACAGCCAGAGGAGTATGACGCCCTCCAGCGAACACGCAaccacccccacacccccctGTAGCCCACAGCACATCCTCAACTGGCAGAGCGGGTAAGAGGCACACACTCAGCGGCAGATCTGGGTGACAAGgtgtttgaaaatgaactgaCATAAATTTAGCACAAAGTGCATCTTGGCTTCTCAGCTTCTTCTTTCTCAGTCTTGATCCAAACCTAACTTCAACTTCTAACCTCTTCAAGAGCTTTGACTGACTGCTGTAACTGTGTCAGCTGgtattgtttttcattgttgaaCTAATCCCAAAGAATGATTTTTATGTAAACTCAGGCTCTTTTTTGAAACCTTTTTTTCGTACTCATAGTCAAATGATGTCACTCTTTTCattctgttctgctgtttgtgttaatgtttcaCTCACTGCAACTTTGTTCCTTGTGTCTccactctgtttttcttttcatctctcacaCCCTCTGATCACCTTTTTTGTCGTGGAAAATTCTCTTATTCCCTaatatttgtcatttctttctcGTCcgcctctttctgtctgtactAACCCTCCtctcgttgtgtgtgtgtcctctctcctGGTTTAGAGGCACAGCAGACAGCTCTCCTACTGAGGACGTCTGTCAGTCTCCCCCTCAGCCCAGCTCTGACGCATAGAGGTACTGTCTGTGGTCTCGGCCTGTCAGTGGTCTAAAACTACAGTGTACTGTtgggaaaacacagcagaagcaTAACAGAGGGAAAACTACCCTGACGCAAAAGTCCAATGTGACAGCAGTGCCAAATTTACTCACAATCAGACTGTTATTCATAGAGGTCTGTCAGTACACAGGTCTAAAAGTCTAAGCACTGATGCGACATGTTTATTCGTCACTTACATCGACTGTGGGGGCTGACAGTGGGGAATGTGCACTACTTCTTGCCCTTTGACGGTGGAGGTATCTGTGTCATGTACTCTTTCTCTGGCTGTATCTGTATCTGATCTCTGCatgtgctctgctctgtggtctgacactgacactgtggCTAATTCCTTACAGGATTTACTAGAAATACTTAACCATCTGCTGTATGTGTTGTTACGGAGAACATTCTTTAACAAACAATCAATCTCAGGAGCAGATAAACACTTGAAACCATGTAGATGATAGTATTAATTCATTTACCTCTTCTCTGAAGTCTCATTGTGGTCTtgtgtcttcctctgcaggtctTTCGGTGACAGCTGTTTTCTCAGCAGCCCCCTGTGTTCAGAACTGGCAGATGTGCAGTGGTACGGACACGATAAGGCCAAACCTGGAACCCTGGTCTGAGACCTTCTTATAGGGGCCAGAAACAGTCCCATTGACCTCTCCTACTGCCTCTCCACTGTCCCTCATTACTACCCATCGACAACCAACAACCTCATCCTTAAGGCCCCACAAAAACCCTGCCCTGACCGGACTGGCGGACTGAACATGAGCCTCCCTTCTCCCTAAGTCATgccctccatccatctcaccACCTCTTTATTATATCCCTCTGTCACAGCTCAGCTGGACAGGGACACGCTCGCTGGGCTCCGATAAGAGCTGATTTCacaggccagactgagaaatgCCACCTCAGCTGGTGAACTGTTGCTCTACAGCACCACAGAGCCCGTTCTTCACTCACCCTCAGCACACACGCAGTGGGTCAATGGGGGATGGTGCACAGAAAGATATCAAACATACAGCTCAAACTCAACAGAGCCAACGTCGGCCATTCCAGGATCTGTTTCATATCTCATTTTCGGTCCCCCAACCTTACCAACTCCAGTGCACTGCCGCCCGATCAGAGGATACCTGCTGGATTTGAGCCACCAGTTATAAATCCATCTCCATACCGAATGAACAGTGCTGGATTTCATTATTCCcatcagtgtttgtcttttttggtttatttctcCCTGCATATTTATAGAAAGAGAAGACGacacagacttaaaaaaaaaaaaaaaatagaaataaggATCCAGATTAACAAACATTTAGATGACAAATTCAACTCCTCTCAGTTTAACCCACAACCAAAGACAACAACTGGATTGACTGGTCACACCAGGGTCCCTGGGCTGGTGCCCATGCAGAACAGTAACTGCAGATGTATGAGAGTGAATTCACAGTGACGATATCAGGATGGTTCATGGGACTCTATCTGGGACATTGATGAGGACTATAGCAATAACAAACATTCTACAAGTATATGAACTGGTTTGAATCTACAGAGTGAATTGAAGCTGGCCTTGGGGCCATGTTCTCTGCCTTGTGATGCTTGGAGTAAAGAGTTATCAGTGCATCATAGGGAGAGGTTGGATTTGTGGTTATTGGGTTTGGCATTAATCTATGCTTATTTCAGTGACTTCATCATTCATGATTATTTAATGTCTTCAGTCTTGACAAGATTTCTCTGTCCACAGCAGTTCGTTTGGCCACATGGTGCATTGTGATCAGTACTAAGACATTCTGATTTCACCTTTTCACACTTTTCACTTTCACGCCCGAAAGTTTAAGATGACTGGCTGTTGACATCTGTTGGCGTTCCGTGTGTTTGATATTGAGGCTGTTCAGTGATGAATCTCTACAGTGAATTATCTTTTTTTATCACTagtgtctcttcttctcctttggTCTTGGCTCTTACTAGTTCACACCATGCTGGGTATC from Chaetodon auriga isolate fChaAug3 chromosome 6, fChaAug3.hap1, whole genome shotgun sequence encodes the following:
- the frmd4a gene encoding FERM domain-containing protein 4A isoform X13, whose protein sequence is MEGLLSPMRTRMTEGRRCQVHLLDDRKLELLVQPKLMAKDLLDLVASHFNLKEKEYFGIAYTDETGHFSWLQLDRRVLEHEFPKKSGPIVLYFCVRFYIESISYLKDNATIELFFLNAKSIIYKELIEVDSDVVFELASYILQEAKGDFTSNDATRSDLKKLPALPTQALKEHPSLAYCEERVIEHYKKLSGQSRGQAIVNYMSIVESLPTYGVHYYAVKDKQGIPWWLGLSYKGIFQYDHQDKVKPRKVFQWRQLENLYFREKKFSVEVHDPRRASVTRRTFGHSGIAVHTWYACPALIKSIWAMAISQHQFYLDRKQSKSKIHAARSLSEIAIDLTETGTLKTSKLANMGSKGKIISGSSGSLLSSGSQESDSSQTAKKDMLAALRARQDALEETLKQRLEELKSICIREAELTGKLPKEYPLDPGEEPPTVRRKIGTAFKLDEQKILPKGEEEELERLEREFAIQSQITEAARRLASDPHVNSKKLKKQRKTSYLNALKKLQEIENSINEYRVRSGKKPTQRASLIIEEANIGSEDSSLSDALVLDDDDSQVTGTPTFSPVASPHKGLPPRPPSHSRPPPPQSLDGLRHLHYTRSDYDKSPIKPKMWSESSLDEPYEKVKKRSSHSSHRRFPSSGSAEAGGSNSLQSSPIRSLPHWNSQSSMPSTPDLRTRTPHYVHSTRSVDISPTRLHSLAQHFRNRSSSLESQGKLLASDPDAHPHTLGTLGSPDFFLGPGRSSNGSDPLDDCSSCTSQSSSEHYYPSGGPPGSNPNYSTLGEDSPSKARQRQRQRHRSAGHLGSSNSGSMPNLAAKNGSGGGPGGGGMGGGHHGVYLHSQSQPSSQYRIKEYPLYVEGSPNPVVVRSLESDQEGHYSVKAQFKTSSSYTAGGLYKEAWGGEEGGEGSGRLTPSRSQIVRTPSLGREGGGGGGGGRAAVSEELRCWYQRSSGSLKERSHSHSGSTSSETGSQQGTLGHGRGSRVGTLAKGSPAASPHSQRSMTPSSEHATTPTPPCSPQHILNWQSGGTADSSPTEDVCQSPPQPSSDA
- the frmd4a gene encoding FERM domain-containing protein 4A isoform X10, with the protein product MAVQLMPESAVCLLMMTEGRRCQVHLLDDRKLELLVQPKLMAKDLLDLVASHFNLKEKEYFGIAYTDETGHFSWLQLDRRVLEHEFPKKSGPIVLYFCVRFYIESISYLKDNATIELFFLNAKSIIYKELIEVDSDVVFELASYILQEAKGDFTSNDATRSDLKKLPALPTQALKEHPSLAYCEERVIEHYKKLSGQSRGQAIVNYMSIVESLPTYGVHYYAVKDKQGIPWWLGLSYKGIFQYDHQDKVKPRKVFQWRQLENLYFREKKFSVEVHDPRSRASVTRRTFGHSGIAVHTWYACPALIKSIWAMAISQHQFYLDRKQSKSKIHAARSLSEIAIDLTETGTLKTSKLANMGSKGKIISGSSGSLLSSGSQESDSSQTAKKDMLAALRARQDALEETLKQRLEELKSICIREAELTGKLPKEYPLDPGEEPPTVRRKIGTAFKLDEQKILPKGEEEELERLEREFAIQSQITEAARRLASDPHVNSKKLKKQRKTSYLNALKKLQEIENSINEYRVRSGKKPTQRASLIIEEANIGSEDSSLSDALVLDDDDSQVTGTPTFSPVASPHKGLPPRPPSHSRPPPPQSLDGLRHLHYTRSDYDKSPIKPKMWSESSLDEPYEKVKKRSSHSSHRRFPSSGSAEAGGSNSLQSSPIRSLPHWNSQSSMPSTPDLRTRTPHYVHSTRSVDISPTRLHSLAQHFRNRSSSLESQGKLLASDPDAHPHTLGTLGSPDFFLGPGRSSNGSDPLDDCSSCTSQSSSEHYYPSGGPPGSNPNYSTLGEDSPSKARQRQRQRHRSAGHLGSSNSGSMPNLAAKNGSGGGPGGGGMGGGHHGVYLHSQSQPSSQYRIKEYPLYVEGSPNPVVVRSLESDQEGHYSVKAQFKTSSSYTAGGLYKEAWGGEEGGEGSGRLTPSRSQIVRTPSLGREGGGGGGGGRAAVSEELRCWYQRSSGSLKERSHSHSGSTSSETGSQQGTLGHGRGSRVGTLAKGSPAASPHSQRSMTPSSEHATTPTPPCSPQHILNWQSGSFGDSCFLSSPLCSELADVQWYGHDKAKPGTLV
- the frmd4a gene encoding FERM domain-containing protein 4A isoform X11, giving the protein MEGLLSPMRTRMTEGRRCQVHLLDDRKLELLVQPKLMAKDLLDLVASHFNLKEKEYFGIAYTDETGHFSWLQLDRRVLEHEFPKKSGPIVLYFCVRFYIESISYLKDNATIELFFLNAKSIIYKELIEVDSDVVFELASYILQEAKGDFTSNDATRSDLKKLPALPTQALKEHPSLAYCEERVIEHYKKLSGQSRGQAIVNYMSIVESLPTYGVHYYAVKDKQGIPWWLGLSYKGIFQYDHQDKVKPRKVFQWRQLENLYFREKKFSVEVHDPRSRASVTRRTFGHSGIAVHTWYACPALIKSIWAMAISQHQFYLDRKQSKSKIHAARSLSEIAIDLTETGTLKTSKLANMGSKGKIISGSSGSLLSSGSQESDSSQTAKKDMLAALRARQDALEETLKQRLEELKSICIREAELTGKLPKEYPLDPGEEPPTVRRKIGTAFKLDEQKILPKGEEEELERLEREFAIQSQITEAARRLASDPHVNSKKLKKQRKTSYLNALKKLQEIENSINEYRVRSGKKPTQRASLIIEEANIGSEDSSLSDALVLDDDDSQVTGTPTFSPVASPHKGLPPRPPSHSRPPPPQSLDGLRHLHYTRSDYDKSPIKPKMWSESSLDEPYEKVKKRSSHSSHRRFPSSGSAEAGGSNSLQSSPIRSLPHWNSQSSMPSTPDLRTRTPHYVHSTRSVDISPTRLHSLAQHFRNRSSSLESQGKLLASDPDAHPHTLGTLGSPDFFLGPGRSSNGSDPLDDCSSCTSQSSSEHYYPSGGPPGSNPNYSTLGEDSPSKARQRQRQRHRSAGHLGSSNSGSMPNLAAKNGSGGGPGGGGMGGGHHGVYLHSQSQPSSQYRIKEYPLYVEGSPNPVVVRSLESDQEGHYSVKAQFKTSSSYTAGGLYKEAWGGEEGGEGSGRLTPSRSQIVRTPSLGREGGGGGGGGRAAVSEELRCWYQRSSGSLKERSHSHSGSTSSETGSQQGTLGHGRGSRVGTLAKGSPAASPHSQRSMTPSSEHATTPTPPCSPQHILNWQSGSFGDSCFLSSPLCSELADVQWYGHDKAKPGTLV
- the frmd4a gene encoding FERM domain-containing protein 4A isoform X9, with product MMTLAARLEDLEVTLEHMLMDVFMTEGRRCQVHLLDDRKLELLVQPKLMAKDLLDLVASHFNLKEKEYFGIAYTDETGHFSWLQLDRRVLEHEFPKKSGPIVLYFCVRFYIESISYLKDNATIELFFLNAKSIIYKELIEVDSDVVFELASYILQEAKGDFTSNDATRSDLKKLPALPTQALKEHPSLAYCEERVIEHYKKLSGQSRGQAIVNYMSIVESLPTYGVHYYAVKDKQGIPWWLGLSYKGIFQYDHQDKVKPRKVFQWRQLENLYFREKKFSVEVHDPRSRASVTRRTFGHSGIAVHTWYACPALIKSIWAMAISQHQFYLDRKQSKSKIHAARSLSEIAIDLTETGTLKTSKLANMGSKGKIISGSSGSLLSSGSQESDSSQTAKKDMLAALRARQDALEETLKQRLEELKSICIREAELTGKLPKEYPLDPGEEPPTVRRKIGTAFKLDEQKILPKGEEEELERLEREFAIQSQITEAARRLASDPHVNSKKLKKQRKTSYLNALKKLQEIENSINEYRVRSGKKPTQRASLIIEEANIGSEDSSLSDALVLDDDDSQVTGTPTFSPVASPHKGLPPRPPSHSRPPPPQSLDGLRHLHYTRSDYDKSPIKPKMWSESSLDEPYEKVKKRSSHSSHRRFPSSGSAEAGGSNSLQSSPIRSLPHWNSQSSMPSTPDLRTRTPHYVHSTRSVDISPTRLHSLAQHFRNRSSSLESQGKLLASDPDAHPHTLGTLGSPDFFLGPGRSSNGSDPLDDCSSCTSQSSSEHYYPSGGPPGSNPNYSTLGEDSPSKARQRQRQRHRSAGHLGSSNSGSMPNLAAKNGSGGGPGGGGMGGGHHGVYLHSQSQPSSQYRIKEYPLYVEGSPNPVVVRSLESDQEGHYSVKAQFKTSSSYTAGGLYKEAWGGEEGGEGSGRLTPSRSQIVRTPSLGREGGGGGGGGRAAVSEELRCWYQRSSGSLKERSHSHSGSTSSETGSQQGTLGHGRGSRVGTLAKGSPAASPHSQRSMTPSSEHATTPTPPCSPQHILNWQSGSFGDSCFLSSPLCSELADVQWYGHDKAKPGTLV
- the frmd4a gene encoding FERM domain-containing protein 4A isoform X4; amino-acid sequence: MEAVLLGLDEAVCTRQSLLWTLTSTALRRLRVHARNLPAPLHLLHTHRCVSRPLYQMTEGRRCQVHLLDDRKLELLVQPKLMAKDLLDLVASHFNLKEKEYFGIAYTDETGHFSWLQLDRRVLEHEFPKKSGPIVLYFCVRFYIESISYLKDNATIELFFLNAKSIIYKELIEVDSDVVFELASYILQEAKGDFTSNDATRSDLKKLPALPTQALKEHPSLAYCEERVIEHYKKLSGQSRGQAIVNYMSIVESLPTYGVHYYAVKDKQGIPWWLGLSYKGIFQYDHQDKVKPRKVFQWRQLENLYFREKKFSVEVHDPRSRASVTRRTFGHSGIAVHTWYACPALIKSIWAMAISQHQFYLDRKQSKSKIHAARSLSEIAIDLTETGTLKTSKLANMGSKGKIISGSSGSLLSSGSQESDSSQTAKKDMLAALRARQDALEETLKQRLEELKSICIREAELTGKLPKEYPLDPGEEPPTVRRKIGTAFKLDEQKILPKGEEEELERLEREFAIQSQITEAARRLASDPHVNSKKLKKQRKTSYLNALKKLQEIENSINEYRVRSGKKPTQRASLIIEEANIGSEDSSLSDALVLDDDDSQVTGTPTFSPVASPHKGLPPRPPSHSRPPPPQSLDGLRHLHYTRSDYDKSPIKPKMWSESSLDEPYEKVKKRSSHSSHRRFPSSGSAEAGGSNSLQSSPIRSLPHWNSQSSMPSTPDLRTRTPHYVHSTRSVDISPTRLHSLAQHFRNRSSSLESQGKLLASDPDAHPHTLGTLGSPDFFLGPGRSSNGSDPLDDCSSCTSQSSSEHYYPSGGPPGSNPNYSTLGEDSPSKARQRQRQRHRSAGHLGSSNSGSMPNLAAKNGSGGGPGGGGMGGGHHGVYLHSQSQPSSQYRIKEYPLYVEGSPNPVVVRSLESDQEGHYSVKAQFKTSSSYTAGGLYKEAWGGEEGGEGSGRLTPSRSQIVRTPSLGREGGGGGGGGRAAVSEELRCWYQRSSGSLKERSHSHSGSTSSETGSQQGTLGHGRGSRVGTLAKGSPAASPHSQRSMTPSSEHATTPTPPCSPQHILNWQSGGTADSSPTEDVCQSPPQPSSDA
- the frmd4a gene encoding FERM domain-containing protein 4A isoform X12 codes for the protein MTEGRRCQVHLLDDRKLELLVQPKLMAKDLLDLVASHFNLKEKEYFGIAYTDETGHFSWLQLDRRVLEHEFPKKSGPIVLYFCVRFYIESISYLKDNATIELFFLNAKSIIYKELIEVDSDVVFELASYILQEAKGDFTSNDATRSDLKKLPALPTQALKEHPSLAYCEERVIEHYKKLSGQSRGQAIVNYMSIVESLPTYGVHYYAVKDKQGIPWWLGLSYKGIFQYDHQDKVKPRKVFQWRQLENLYFREKKFSVEVHDPRSRASVTRRTFGHSGIAVHTWYACPALIKSIWAMAISQHQFYLDRKQSKSKIHAARSLSEIAIDLTETGTLKTSKLANMGSKGKIISGSSGSLLSSGSQESDSSQTAKKDMLAALRARQDALEETLKQRLEELKSICIREAELTGKLPKEYPLDPGEEPPTVRRKIGTAFKLDEQKILPKGEEEELERLEREFAIQSQITEAARRLASDPHVNSKKLKKQRKTSYLNALKKLQEIENSINEYRVRSGKKPTQRASLIIEEANIGSEDSSLSDALVLDDDDSQVTGTPTFSPVASPHKGLPPRPPSHSRPPPPQSLDGLRHLHYTRSDYDKSPIKPKMWSESSLDEPYEKVKKRSSHSSHRRFPSSGSAEAGGSNSLQSSPIRSLPHWNSQSSMPSTPDLRTRTPHYVHSTRSVDISPTRLHSLAQHFRNRSSSLESQGKLLASDPDAHPHTLGTLGSPDFFLGPGRSSNGSDPLDDCSSCTSQSSSEHYYPSGGPPGSNPNYSTLGEDSPSKARQRQRQRHRSAGHLGSSNSGSMPNLAAKNGSGGGPGGGGMGGGHHGVYLHSQSQPSSQYRIKEYPLYVEGSPNPVVVRSLESDQEGHYSVKAQFKTSSSYTAGGLYKEAWGGEEGGEGSGRLTPSRSQIVRTPSLGREGGGGGGGGRAAVSEELRCWYQRSSGSLKERSHSHSGSTSSETGSQQGTLGHGRGSRVGTLAKGSPAASPHSQRSMTPSSEHATTPTPPCSPQHILNWQSGSFGDSCFLSSPLCSELADVQWYGHDKAKPGTLV
- the frmd4a gene encoding FERM domain-containing protein 4A isoform X8, coding for MVLQGAVTPGRTRRLMLKLPVGTLRRNSGERMTEGRRCQVHLLDDRKLELLVQPKLMAKDLLDLVASHFNLKEKEYFGIAYTDETGHFSWLQLDRRVLEHEFPKKSGPIVLYFCVRFYIESISYLKDNATIELFFLNAKSIIYKELIEVDSDVVFELASYILQEAKGDFTSNDATRSDLKKLPALPTQALKEHPSLAYCEERVIEHYKKLSGQSRGQAIVNYMSIVESLPTYGVHYYAVKDKQGIPWWLGLSYKGIFQYDHQDKVKPRKVFQWRQLENLYFREKKFSVEVHDPRRASVTRRTFGHSGIAVHTWYACPALIKSIWAMAISQHQFYLDRKQSKSKIHAARSLSEIAIDLTETGTLKTSKLANMGSKGKIISGSSGSLLSSGSQESDSSQTAKKDMLAALRARQDALEETLKQRLEELKSICIREAELTGKLPKEYPLDPGEEPPTVRRKIGTAFKLDEQKILPKGEEEELERLEREFAIQSQITEAARRLASDPHVNSKKLKKQRKTSYLNALKKLQEIENSINEYRVRSGKKPTQRASLIIEEANIGSEDSSLSDALVLDDDDSQVTGTPTFSPVASPHKGLPPRPPSHSRPPPPQSLDGLRHLHYTRSDYDKSPIKPKMWSESSLDEPYEKVKKRSSHSSHRRFPSSGSAEAGGSNSLQSSPIRSLPHWNSQSSMPSTPDLRTRTPHYVHSTRSVDISPTRLHSLAQHFRNRSSSLESQGKLLASDPDAHPHTLGTLGSPDFFLGPGRSSNGSDPLDDCSSCTSQSSSEHYYPSGGPPGSNPNYSTLGEDSPSKARQRQRQRHRSAGHLGSSNSGSMPNLAAKNGSGGGPGGGGMGGGHHGVYLHSQSQPSSQYRIKEYPLYVEGSPNPVVVRSLESDQEGHYSVKAQFKTSSSYTAGGLYKEAWGGEEGGEGSGRLTPSRSQIVRTPSLGREGGGGGGGGRAAVSEELRCWYQRSSGSLKERSHSHSGSTSSETGSQQGTLGHGRGSRVGTLAKGSPAASPHSQRSMTPSSEHATTPTPPCSPQHILNWQSGSFGDSCFLSSPLCSELADVQWYGHDKAKPGTLV
- the frmd4a gene encoding FERM domain-containing protein 4A isoform X1, translating into MEAVLLGLDEAVCTRQSLLWTLTSTALRRLRVHARNLPAPLHLLHTHRCVSRPLYQMTEGRRCQVHLLDDRKLELLVQPKLMAKDLLDLVASHFNLKEKEYFGIAYTDETGHFSWLQLDRRVLEHEFPKKSGPIVLYFCVRFYIESISYLKDNATIELFFLNAKSIIYKELIEVDSDVVFELASYILQEAKGDFTSNDATRSDLKKLPALPTQALKEHPSLAYCEERVIEHYKKLSGQSRGQAIVNYMSIVESLPTYGVHYYAVKDKQGIPWWLGLSYKGIFQYDHQDKVKPRKVFQWRQLENLYFREKKFSVEVHDPRSRASVTRRTFGHSGIAVHTWYACPALIKSIWAMAISQHQFYLDRKQSKSKIHAARSLSEIAIDLTETGTLKTSKLANMGSKGKIISGSSGSLLSSGSQESDSSQTAKKDMLAALRARQDALEETLKQRLEELKSICIREAELTGKLPKEYPLDPGEEPPTVRRKIGTAFKLDEQKILPKGEEEELERLEREFAIQSQITEAARRLASDPHVNSKKLKKQRKTSYLNALKKLQEIENSINEYRVRSGKKPTQRASLIIEEANIGSEDSSLSDALVLDDDDSQVTGTPTFSPVASPHKGLPPRPPSHSRPPPPQSLDGLRHLHYTRSDYDKSPIKPKMWSESSLDEPYEKVKKRSSHSSHRRFPSSGSAEAGGSNSLQSSPIRSLPHWNSQSSMPSTPDLRTRTPHYVHSTRSVDISPTRLHSLAQHFRNRSSSLESQGKLLASDPDAHPHTLGTLGSPDFFLGPGRSSNGSDPLDDCSSCTSQSSSEHYYPSGGPPGSNPNYSTLGEDSPSKARQRQRQRHRSAGHLGSSNSGSMPNLAAKNGSGGGPGGGGMGGGHHGVYLHSQSQPSSQYRIKEYPLYVEGSPNPVVVRSLESDQEGHYSVKAQFKTSSSYTAGGLYKEAWGGEEGGEGSGRLTPSRSQIVRTPSLGREGGGGGGGGRAAVSEELRCWYQRSSGSLKERSHSHSGSTSSETGSQQGTLGHGRGSRVGTLAKGSPAASPHSQRSMTPSSEHATTPTPPCSPQHILNWQSGSFGDSCFLSSPLCSELADVQWYGHDKAKPGTLV